The Phacochoerus africanus isolate WHEZ1 chromosome 9, ROS_Pafr_v1, whole genome shotgun sequence genomic sequence gcgtctgcgacccacaccacagctcacggcaagggcaacgccggatccttagcccactgagcaaggccagggatcgaacctgcaacctcatggttcctagtcggattcattaaccactgcgccacgacgggaactctgaaaatattttacaataactatacATGGAGTATAAACTTTGAGAATTGTGATTCACTCTATTGTACACCTGTACTTTATATGATATTAcacatcaactatactccaatttagCAAAActgcctgtggagttcctgtcgtggctcagcagtaacgaacctgactagtagccacgaggatgcaggtttgatccctggtctcgctcagtgggttaaggatccagcattgctgtggctgtggtgtaggctggtagcttcagctccaatttgacctctagcctaggaacttccccgTGCTGctagtgcggtcctaaaaagcaacaacaacaaccacaaaaacctgcttgtaaatcaactgtacgtcaataaaataaatttaaaaactaaagatgTAAATCTAAAAATTCCCTGCATCCTGCTTCATTTGGAGAAAACAATTTTCGATTTCAACACAGTAGGAAGCTACGTGGTCTGGGGAAGAACAGCTTCATCAGGCATGAAAGGTTACATGGCTTTAAGCTGTTAGTCAACAGAAGCTGAGTCATTGGAACGAGAAATAAATCAGCCCATCTTTGTGGAGAGGGAGTCTGCAGAGGCCACCAGAGGATGCCTCTTGGTGAGGAGTTAAGAGAATGTCGCGAGGGACAATGGAAGGGCAAAGAAGGGGCCCTGAGTCCACAGCAGAGAGAGGATCCTGAGAGAAGCCACATGTGGTCCAGATGACATCATGGCAGCTTGAGGGATGGTCGTTGCTAGGACCACAGTGGGCTTTGTCTATTCCCTTTAGCCAACTATCCAAATGCACTGCCTTTTCAAGATCCCTACTTCACCATCCCTTTTCCCATCTCTTAGTGGATGGCTTTGTATCCCCTGGAgaacagaaacaaagacaaaaaaaaaaaaaaagtatccaggTCTCTGAATTCTCTCGACATCATGACCCCGATCAGTACATGTTGCTCTGTCTGCATCAGCCTGATACTTCCTGTTCCTAAGGAAGAGGCTAATCCCTCCGTCTTCCATCCAGACTCTCAATCTGCTTTCTCAGGAATCTTCTGTCCATCACCATCCCCCTTCATTTGTTTTCACACTCTTTAGTGGCTTATTCCTTCCAACAAGTGGAGTTGCTCACATGGCATCTCTGCTCGACCCTGTCACTCCCTCCCAGCTGTATGTCTACACTGCCCTCCATCTCTTCATTTGTAAgccagtttcttttctctctttctccctccctccctttctttctttatttctttaagagctgcacctgcagcatatggaagttcccagactaggggtcaaattggagctgcatgcctggatcactttgctgtacagaagaaattggcacaacactgtaaatcagctatactttaatttttaaaaaatatattaaaaaaaagaaacgtgatgaagagaagaaaaacactgTTGGGCATAtctattttgggttttgttttatttttctttagagtgGTTTTGTCTCTTTGGTTTCCCAAGGAGAAAAATCCTGACTTCCTGCTTTGTAGGGTGAGGAATGTCCTGTTTTGCTTTATTAACTAAAGGTTTTTCCTTCATACACTCATATATGCTGTAACTCTCAACTTTTCCTAAGAGTAGAGAATGATTCATTAGTTTCACATTTTCTGGTTCAAGGGATTTTCATTCttcaagacataaaaacaaaatcacagacCATTAGAATTTCTACTTTGTGTAACTACCTCCACCTTAATTTTTACAGCTTGAGAACGTTGAAACCAAAAGGTACTATCTTGAGATCACACAGCCATTTGGTTACTGAGTCAGAAACACAGGGTAGGTCTGCCAGCTCCTGGGCCATGCCTTCCTAATTCACAGCCCGCTCCTAAGAAATGCAGATCCAGAAAAATTATCTTGGTGTCAGAGGCTAATTTCCTCActgtcttattattattattattattatttcaagagCTTATATAATTCCTTGGGAAAAACCTCCAAACATCCATGTCATTTTTCACGCATTTAAGTCAGTTGATTTTTATCAAACACAGAAATTTCTGCTTTAGaaccatttcttctcttttctttttttttcctcccttttttggccaagccttagcacatggagttcccaggccagggatcagatcagagccacagtgatgacctacacctcaactgtggtcacactggatcctttaaccagggatccaacctgcatcctggtgctgcagagatgctgctgattccattatgccacagtgggaactcctttagaaCCCTTTCTGTGTCTTATCAGAAAGCAAAAGTCTAAGTTCATACCAAAAATGCAAAATAGGGATGGAAGTACTTTTGCTTCTTAACTCTACTCTCCTTACATGGATTGTATTTTGGTGGCAAAGAGTGAAAGAGGAATCCTTTGTTACCATACAAACGTCAGTTTGCAGACCTAGGAGCTAAAATCACAAGGAGTGTTTTATAGGTTAGAACTTAATCAAGACCTCCCCCTTTGCTTttctagagaaggaagagggatCTGGAAGAGGGATCTAGAAAAGATCCAGAATGTCAGGCAGAGATAAGGGCTCTACTGATTCTAGATATTGGGGGTAAGTCAGACTACAGAAAAAGATACTGATTAAAGGTATTTGCTCATAATGGCCACACTGCCCCCTACACTTCAGCATCCTTGAACCTTTCCACGCCTTTGAATTcatccatgcattcattcattcaatcactcATTCAACAACATTTTAATGAGCATTGGCCGTGTGCTGGGCATTGCGCCAGATACCAGGAACATAATGGTGACAGAAACTCAAGAGGTTTACACACAAATGGGCTTGCCATAGGACCGCATAAAGAGAAAAGTGCAAAACTGGTACTTGACACATTGCCCCGATGACAGCAAGAGATAATTACCTTTGATGTTTGCTTCCAGGAGCTTAAAGGGGACAACTTGTTGAGCAGCAAGTGTCGAAGCTATAGAGCAACAAAGAAATATTGAGGAGTTACACATATGCAACCATACACAGACGAAGCAAGAACAAAACTGCAGAACGAAATTGTTATTTAGTGGTAGTAGTTCCTGGAAGTACTTAATAGACAGTAAGCATGGGTATCtgatgaaaggagttcccttttttttttcttttcttaacctGTAAACAAGTCTAGAATTAAATGAAACACAACAGTAACAAAAGCCATAATAATTCTGATTCTATACATCAGTCACTGGGCAATAATTGCTAAATCAAAGTTTATCTTTGAAGTGCAGAGTGAATTGTGCAAACAACAGATTCAGTTCAATCAAGAAAGAAgtagtgagttccctggtggtctagtgggtaGGATTCAGCACTCTCACCACTGAGGCCTGGGTTCagtacctggtctgggaactgagattccacattaAGCCGCTGTATGCAGtggccaaagaaaacaaacaaaaagcatacTGCTTCGTCTGGGGCAGGCACAGTAATTATGGTAATTATAAAATAGCCTTATCATCTTATTAAAACAAAGACTACCTTTATTAGTTTACTGTCTTTAAGCTTCTCTGCAGAATTACTCAAACCTTGGAAAAATAGTGAAAGaagtttgattttgtttcttttttttttttttttttttttgtattttcaaggctgcacccacggcatatgaaagttcccggggtaggggtcggaactgcagctgctgacctactacaccacagctacagcagtgggatctgagctgcgtctgcgaactacaccacagctcacggcaatgccggatccttaacccactgagtagggccagggattggacctgcatcctcatggatactagttgggttcattattgctgagccaaaacggggaactccagaagtttgtttttttttctattgcttttagtTACATTGGCCATCCTTCTTTGGAGTTCTATTTAATGTTAGAAGCTATCTAATTAAATTCTAGAATttcccttgtgtcacagcaggttaaggacctggcattatcactacagcagcttgggtcgctgctatggtacaggtttaactcctggcccagtaacttccacatgccatggctgtggtctaaataaataaataaaattcgaGAAACAATtctaagtaaatgaataaattaagaaacaaaaaagaattcaactctaaggaaaatttttttgcttgttaattATGTCAAATCataatttaattaagaaaaattaattgttcaaaataggagttcctatcatgggacagtggaaatgaatctgactaggaaccatgaggttgcgggttcgatccctggccttgctcagtaggttaaggatctggcgttgccataagctgtggtgtaggtggcagatgtggctcaggtcctgcatggctgcggctgtggtgcaggccggcagctgtacctccgattagacccttagcctgcgaccctccatatgccatgggtgcagccctaaaaaaagcaaaataaaaaaaaatcaattgttgaaaacaaatttcccctttttttctacAATGTTCACATTATATGTTGAGATTAGTTCTCCGGAGCTCTATTAACGGAAGTGAGTGTTTCGTTCCTGTGTCTCCTGACTGAGTCTGCCTTTTGTGAAATTACAGAATTGTATTATGAAAGTACCCATGGTCTAAACTCTCATATATGAATAAGGGCCCCAAATTGAGGGGGAGGGCTTAGACGCCTGGAttaagggaggaagagaagaatgaatacaCATACCTTATTATCCAAGAGCATTCCAAAACATAAGAtgaaaaaacccttaaaaaaaaggaataaagcacatgtactgtcttttctttcccaggaaaGAAAATAGTCACATGTAATATGTCACACTGTTCTATTATATCCTCTTCTTCTTGTCCCCTGATTGGCTGTGGGCTCCTTGAAGGCAAGGACACTGTGGGATGACCTTCATGATGGAAGAgtacaaaatacacaaacattttttttttctgttgaatggATAATTAGATCATTGAATGAAAAACGTTTTCAGCCTATATGGAGCTTCATGTCCCCCTCTGTGTCATTCGAAACCCCAAAGAACTTCCATTTGTTTCTACATCTCAGCTTTTCCTTAGGCATCACGCAAACATTTACTAAGTAATTATGATGGCAGGAGGCATTGAAGGCCAACCCCAAGGTCACATGGAGGAAGGTGACCTTTATTAGCATCCTTTCCATCAGGTCCTGCCCTTGAGGAACTCTTGGCAGAGACTTTCTGGACCTTGAAATCCTCTCCCGGTTAGAGTGCCCTCAGCTGGTACCTGCTCAGACAGTATGTCACCAAGGGCTGGCCTGCACAGAAGCTCCCAAAACCTGTCACCTTAGATGCATGCTCTTCATGATGTTCTCTCTGCTACCACTTAGGTGAATCCTGGTTCCTGGCCAGCTTTTTAGGAGACATCTACTGACGACTtactctgggccaggcactgcaCCAAGTGCTAAACGATCTCTTTTCATCCTCACATTTACGCTGCGATAGGGTAATCTTATCCCTGTTTACCAGAGGAGAGAATTGCGGGAGAAAGTGAAGTCATTTGTGAGTGGTCACACCTTTAGACAACGCAGCATATTTGAGCCCAGAGCTCAAACACTGAGCCATCATCCAGAGGAGCCCCAGCAGACGTTCCCCGAACCAGAATTGAAGTCTCTCTTTCAGATTCACCCAAACCTAAGGATTTCTTTTCCCACTTAACTCCCTGAACACTCTCTGATCATGGCAGGTAAAATCCAATCTTGGcagcagaggttggcaaactttttatAAAGAGCCAGATAGACAATAGCTCTGGTTTGGCAGGTCATCCAGGGTCTTACAGCTGCTCAGTTCTGCCTGTTTACTGCAAACAGCCACAGACCATACATTCAAGAATGGCCAtggctgtatttcaataaaactttatttgcaaaaacagtgCTGCCTGCAATTTGCCAGCCCTGGCTCTAGGGCCCCTTATGGACTTGCCTTGGTACCATTCAGACTCAAAAAGTACTCTTGAtttgtttgtctttccctgtgtGCTTTCACAGGGCTCTGCTCAAGCCTAAGAGGACAGGAGAGAGTAGTGTTAGCTATGGAACTcctaacacatttaaaaatcctgAGATGAATGACTGAAGATGTCTAATATTCTGCTTCAGTATGAGAGTAACTGTTGGGGAAAATGGatctcctttttttctattcattgttGCCTGGCAGTTTGAGTTAGAGTCCCTGATGCTGTCACAGGTGACTCTTACTGTTCTCACCTGGAATGCATTGAGTAGCGCGAAAATAACGTGCCAAGCCAGATTCCCGCTGTCCACCATGGTTCCTATGCCAAAGCCCCAGGTGAGCCCCAGCAGTGGGGTCAGAATGAGGAGGCCCTTCCCCACACGGATGACAGTGGCCTTTTTGTCCTGGGTCAGCCTTTCTCCGACCGCAGGCCTCCAGAGCTTTGCGAGAACTAACAGCAGCACAACCAAATTCACAGCCACAATCGTCAGGGCGGGAACAGCAAAGGCCAGGAGAGGTTTGCTCCCATCGGACCAGTTAAGCCAACACACATCTTTCCTTTTGTAGCTATTGCTGGGCTGTGTGACCGCGATGGTGATGATGGATATGATGAGAGGACACCCGTAGCCCAGGGAGAACCCGATGGCCATCATCAAGGGCGTGGCCATGTGATGGAACACGAGGATAACCCGGTAAGCCAGCAGGAAGCCGAGCATAAGCATCCAAAAGAACAAAGCGAGGTAGAACCAGTGTGCGAAGAACACTGCCGCGATGCAGATTCCAGGAGGGTGTGCCGCTGTGTCCTCGGAGGCAGCGACAATGAACCAGAGATCTGCAATCAAGAGGCATAGGGCTATGTTCACCATGCAAATGTGACGAGTGTGTGAGGTTTGGCTTTTGGTGACCTGCTTCCAAAACAGAGCTTCAATGACCAGGCATAAGACGAGACTTGCGATGGAGACGCCCAGCCCCACGAAGGTGATCCCCTTCACAACGGGGACGATGGCAGGGGGGACAAAGGGGGACATCAGCATGGAGAAGGACGTCAGGTGAGTGCAACGGCATGTCACCGAGTCTGGAGTCTCTTTCACGAGGTGGCAGCCGGCGTTGTTCCACTGCAAATGGCTGAAATCCCAAAACACACAATGAGGCTGGCTCAGGTTCGACTCTATCTTGGAAAGAATCAGGAAAACATCATGTATGGGATAGTTTGGGATAACGGTGGATATCACAGGCCCGTTGATCTGAGCATCTTCATTTTTGGTAAGGGGTAGGATGGTCCCCAGGGTCAAGGAGGCCATGCTGATGATCGTTTCTGGAAATGACCCCTGGAATTGGTCTGACCCAATTAACACCTGGCCTCTGATAGGAATGGAGGTATTCTGGGGGAACAGCTCTGTCTTATAGCTGTAACCCATCTCCCGTTGACGTTGGGATGCTGGAATCCCTTTCCAGTGAATGAATTCTCGAGAAATATTCAGAGGTAGAGCTGCTGGAGGTACCAGAACGCTGATGTTTTCCAGTGTCTCAAGTAACTGGGAACTGGCTTGTTGTTCTTTCTGCAGCAACACGGTCCAGTTGGTTACTGAGGCTGAATTAAGGATGTGGTCAGTTATACCGATGACATTCTGAAATACAAGGATGAAGGTCAGTTGCAATTTTGAGTGAACAGGTCAGAGGACCACAGAGTGGATAGTCATTGGCATAAAGCACAGGAAAATGGCCCAGAGAATCAGCTCAGTTGAAGACATTAAAACTCAACAGAGACATTCAGCTTGGGTGCTCTGCACAGCGGCCTGTTTGGGTTAAGAGACatgggtcaggagttcctgttgtggctcagtggaaatgaacctgactagtatccatgagaatgagggtttgatccctggccttgttcagtgggttaaggatccagcgttgcggtgagctgtggagtaggtcgcagatgtggctcagatctgacattgctgtggctgtggtgtaggccagtggttacagctccaatttgacccctagcctgggaacgtccatatgctgccatgggtgcggccctaaaaaaaagagagagaaagagagttcctatatgattcagcagtcccactactgggcatacatccagacaaaactatacttgaaaaagacacatgcaacctGACaatcatagcagcactattcacaatagctaagacataggaacaacctaaatgtccatggacagatgaatggataaagaacatgcaGTAcatttatgcaatggaatactactcagctatgaaaaagaacaaaatgatgctattcacagcaacatggatggaacaagagattatcatactcagtgaagtaagtcagaaagagaaaaaaataccgtATTCAatcactttcatgtggaatctaaaatatgacacaaatgaacctatctacaaaacagaaacagactcatggaccaggagaacagactggtggttgccaaggagtgGCGGGTTGGGaatgggatggagtgggaggttgggggtaGCAGAACCTAAGCTATTATACATAGAGAGAATAAGCAACAAGGCCTTGCTATACAGTGTAGAAAAATATCCAATGTCCTGTgagaaatcataatggaaaagaatatttaaaaagaatgtatgtacatgtataactgaatcacactgctgtagagcagaaatgaacacaaccctgaaaatcaactatacttcaattttaaaaaagagaaagagagagattgctTTTCAAAACACTTTCCTGAAAGTCACCATTTTTCCTCCCACAACCTTCGCTCACTCTGCTTCCCAggcatctgctgcaggtgcatgTCACTCTGTCTGATCCTTACCCCAGCTGAGCCCTCTGTGGCTTTTGGCCCAGATCCCACAATGGGCGTCTTCTACTGCTCCCCACAACCTCTGCCTTCTTTCGGTTTGTGTTTGCAGCTCTGTTTTGCCCTTCGTTTTATTTTTAGCCTTTCTGTACCATCTTGGTTTAGTTCGTCTCTTAAAAAACAACTCATGGTCAgacttcttttgctttgggagttcctgtcgtggctagtgataatgaacccgactagtatccctgaggatgcaggttcaatccctggcatcactcagtgggttaaggatctggtgttgctgtgagctgtggtgtaggttgcagacccagctcggatcccgtgttgctgagtataggccagtggctacagctccatttgacctatagcctgggaacttccatattcctcaggtatggctctaaaaagacaaaacaaaacaaaactttttttttttttaaatctgagcatcttttctttgaCTCAGGGAGTTTAACTTGTTCACATCTAACTTTATCTCTGACGTTACGGTCACTGTATACAGTTAATCCCAATTGTGTGATTATATAACAGTATACATTatataatccaattttataaaatattacatgtttTAACATATAAAATGCACATATCCAAATGTTTGGAAGCatatttatttaccaaatatttatcgAGTATCTGCTATGTGTCACATGTCAATCTTCTAGGCACTGAGGTGACACTAAAATGTAAGCAGCGGCTATTCTAGAGTGACCAGATTATACATCactcgtttttctttttctttatttgcacTTCTTATAGTGAACAtgtctcatttgcattttttttttttttggccaccccgtggcatatggagttccccgccACAGATCGAATTCCAACTGGAGTTTCCacccgcaccacagctgtggcaaccctggatccttaacccactgtgcccggctggggatggaacccatgtccctGCTGCCGCAGAGACACTGttgatcctattgcaccacagtgacAACTCCTCACTTGcataattttaaagtgaatttttaaatatccaaacTGAAACATGAGTTCCctagtacaaaaaaaaatgttttttaaaaatactaaatataattGAGTAAAGTAAGAGCTTGTGGCCACAGGAGAGAACAACTGTAGACTCCatgttaaatatgaaatattaaaaagttcGCACCTGCGTCGTTCAGTGCCATGCAAGGCAGAGACTCACACGTTCCCCTCAGCCAAGTGCTGCcaggaaggctgcctggaggcaGCTCCCTCTTACtttgaatttcactttttttgttgttgttgagggccacacccatagcaaatggaagctcccaggctagggcttgaatcggagctgcagctgccagtctacaccacagccacagcaatgcgggatccgagccttgtctgtgacctacaccacagctcacggcaatgctggatccctgacccactgagcaaggccagggatcaaacccacatcctcatggatcctagtcaggtttgttacctctgagtcacaagcGAGCTCCCTGAACTCCCATAATTAATCCCAGGGGTTCCTTGTACCCAGTAAAAGAAGCTGTGAAGCTCACACAACGACCACTCAGTGGCTCTCTGCTCTTTTTCGACAGCGCACCACCACCTGGGGCTCTTGCCATTCCTTCTACAAGGCTGAACATTTCCAGCGAGCCCTTCGAGCCCCGGCAGACCTCACCTCCATTGTCGAATTGGACACGCTGAAGTTGCTTGCCCGGGACAGGGAGGAGACATTGCCCAGAAGAGCCACCACGGAAGCCAGATTCCCGGCTGTGGTTGATGGGTTTTGCTGAATGATGATTGAAAGATTTTGTACAAAGGATGACATGGCTGCTTCAGTGGCGCTGAGGGCAATCACACTGAAATTCTagcaagagaaacagagaagccTTAGAAAACGATGACAGGCTAGCGCTTTATCAGACTTAAATCAGGTTTCCGGGGCCACAGGGGACGAAAAAGTGTATGGTGCATTGTAACATAAGGTAATTATATAACAATGATAACGACATAATGGCTGCCGTTCAGTGCTTTCTGGATGCCAaacactgtgctaaatgctttccAGAGGATTCGTGTAGTTCTTACATCACCCTTCGAGGGAGGTACCATGATTACATTCGCTTTATCATTAAGGAATCTGAAACTTGAAGAGacccattaaaaagaattttcatggaatttctgctgtggtacaatggattaagaatccagctacagCAGCtatggttgctgcagaggtgtgagttctatccctggcctggacttcatatgccaccagtgtggccataaTAACAAAGGtattttcacataaattattACCCTAATTATACAGAACCTGGTGTTCTTTGAGACTCAGTGACTTCCAAACAGCACCTGTAATAGGGGAGAACACATCTGACCACCcatattgcatctttttttttttttttttgtcctttgtctttttaaggccacacccacggcatatagagcttcccaggctaggggtctaataggagctatagctgctggcctacaccacagccacagaaacatcagatccttaacccactgggcaaggccagggattgaaccctcaacctcatggttcctagtcagattagtttccactgggccacaatgggaactccatctattgCATCGTTTTTTTAGTTTaatctttgtattctattgcttttgctgcaaGTTAAGAATATTGTCTATTGCCCatatctttttcctcttctcaacTGACAGAGCTGTTCTCTGCCTAGAGCACCTGGGATCCACCTGCCCTCACACCCAGAAGTGGCCAAGTCCCAGCTATGGTCCCTGTccagagcaaagcaaagaagGCAAGAGGAAAGATAAACTCCAGAAACCAtctgctcccttctccctccccagtttacagatgagaaaactgaggtccagaaggAGAGCTGTAAACCTTCCACCGTCCCTTGGTGGTAAATCCCATTCTGGGGTCTTCTGCTTCAATGGCAGAGTCTCTGGCTGATGTTCTGCTGGCTATGAAGATCTATTTGCAGGATACCGTCTATGAGCTGGTCTTAGAGCACCTCTTTTTCATGAGTTCCACGGGCTCCTATCTATCTACCGTGTCTTAACTTTGAACCTTCCTAAGAGAACATCATTTGACCATGTTTCTAGTTCAGTGCTATTGCTAGCAGAGGGACCATTAGCCCCTTAGTCTTTTCTGATCTACAGAAGGAAGCTAGTCAGGCAAATGACCCTGAAGGGCCATGGAAGTTCTATCACCCTATGTAGTTCACCTCTGGCTGACCCACTCCCTGCCCTGGTTTCTGACGTGTGTACATCCTTACTCATATGCAGGTTATGGCTTCTGACTCACATTTCACTTGGGTCTTTAATTCCCAGGTTTTCTGGTCTTCTGAAGCCAGCTCAGTTGCTGTACTACCCTCTCTCCTAGACTCTTCAGTGTTGATTCACGCCTCTGtagcaccctcccccccaaaccaTCCAATCTGACCTTTTCTGCCATTCTCAGCCACAACCC encodes the following:
- the ADGRF1 gene encoding adhesion G-protein coupled receptor F1 isoform X3, with the protein product MNPAAYVPSRTRRGHRKMRVPVLFLISFFTVTEGSDSFLGTGDGIKTKQELTVNKGKLPDCANQNGVLRCACEDGYVWFPPSCLDPQNCHLQGAGSLQSCDCQLNNLTHSVNFCERTKIWGTFKIQERFAKDLLDSSSALYAKYTTGIEIQLKKSFKGIPGFESVRVTQFRDGSIIAGYEVIGSSSTTELLSGIEQVAEKVKASLRELFPLEDDSFRVFGKAQCNNMVFGFGAKNDEYTLPCSRGYTGNITAKCQPSGWHILREMCVLSQLEELKKNFSVIALSATEAAMSSFVQNLSIIIQQNPSTTAGNLASVVALLGNVSSLSRASNFSVSNSTMENVIGITDHILNSASVTNWTVLLQKEQQASSQLLETLENISVLVPPAALPLNISREFIHWKGIPASQRQREMGYSYKTELFPQNTSIPIRGQVLIGSDQFQGSFPETIISMASLTLGTILPLTKNEDAQINGPVISTVIPNYPIHDVFLILSKIESNLSQPHCVFWDFSHLQWNNAGCHLVKETPDSVTCRCTHLTSFSMLMSPFVPPAIVPVVKGITFVGLGVSIASLVLCLVIEALFWKQVTKSQTSHTRHICMVNIALCLLIADLWFIVAASEDTAAHPPGICIAAVFFAHWFYLALFFWMLMLGFLLAYRVILVFHHMATPLMMAIGFSLGYGCPLIISIITIAVTQPSNSYKRKDVCWLNWSDGSKPLLAFAVPALTIVAVNLVVLLLVLAKLWRPAVGERLTQDKKATVIRVGKGLLILTPLLGLTWGFGIGTMVDSGNLAWHVIFALLNAFQGFFILCFGMLLDNKLRHLLLNKLSPLSSWKQTSKQNASDLSAKPKLEKTLNVFQHKGNYVLSCTGESSNNIMLTQFSSSE
- the ADGRF1 gene encoding adhesion G-protein coupled receptor F1 isoform X2; amino-acid sequence: MRVPVLFLISFFTVTEGSDSFLGTGDGIKTKQELTVNKGKLPGPNQEYELLLQVAYRNSKEKRDVKNFLKLLEASPLWFSGSMRILRAKATTYCANQNGVLRCACEDGYVWFPPSCLDPQNCHLQGAGSLQSCDCQLNNLTHSVNFCERTKIWGTFKIQERFAKDLLDSSSALYAKYTTGIEIQLKKSFKGIPGFESVRVTQFRDGSIIAGYEVIGSSSTTELLSGIEQVAEKVKASLRELFPLEDDSFRVFGKAQCNNMVFGFGAKNDEYTLPCSRGYTGNITAKCQPSGWHILREMCVLSQLEELKKNFSVIALSATEAAMSSFVQNLSIIIQQNPSTTAGNLASVVALLGNVSSLSRASNFSVSNSTMENVIGITDHILNSASVTNWTVLLQKEQQASSQLLETLENISVLVPPAALPLNISREFIHWKGIPASQRQREMGYSYKTELFPQNTSIPIRGQVLIGSDQFQGSFPETIISMASLTLGTILPLTKNEDAQINGPVISTVIPNYPIHDVFLILSKIESNLSQPHCVFWDFSHLQWNNAGCHLVKETPDSVTCRCTHLTSFSMLMSPFVPPAIVPVVKGITFVGLGVSIASLVLCLVIEALFWKQVTKSQTSHTRHICMVNIALCLLIADLWFIVAASEDTAAHPPGICIAAVFFAHWFYLALFFWMLMLGFLLAYRVILVFHHMATPLMMAIGFSLGYGCPLIISIITIAVTQPSNSYKRKDVCWLNWSDGSKPLLAFAVPALTIVAVNLVVLLLVLAKLWRPAVGERLTQDKKATVIRVGKGLLILTPLLGLTWGFGIGTMVDSGNLAWHVIFALLNAFQGFFILCFGMLLDNKLRHLLLNKLSPLSSWKQTSKQNASDLSAKPKLEKTLNVFQHKGNYVLSCTGESSNNIMLTQFSSSE
- the ADGRF1 gene encoding adhesion G-protein coupled receptor F1 isoform X1 — protein: MNPAAYVPSRTRRGHRKMRVPVLFLISFFTVTEGSDSFLGTGDGIKTKQELTVNKGKLPGPNQEYELLLQVAYRNSKEKRDVKNFLKLLEASPLWFSGSMRILRAKATTYCANQNGVLRCACEDGYVWFPPSCLDPQNCHLQGAGSLQSCDCQLNNLTHSVNFCERTKIWGTFKIQERFAKDLLDSSSALYAKYTTGIEIQLKKSFKGIPGFESVRVTQFRDGSIIAGYEVIGSSSTTELLSGIEQVAEKVKASLRELFPLEDDSFRVFGKAQCNNMVFGFGAKNDEYTLPCSRGYTGNITAKCQPSGWHILREMCVLSQLEELKKNFSVIALSATEAAMSSFVQNLSIIIQQNPSTTAGNLASVVALLGNVSSLSRASNFSVSNSTMENVIGITDHILNSASVTNWTVLLQKEQQASSQLLETLENISVLVPPAALPLNISREFIHWKGIPASQRQREMGYSYKTELFPQNTSIPIRGQVLIGSDQFQGSFPETIISMASLTLGTILPLTKNEDAQINGPVISTVIPNYPIHDVFLILSKIESNLSQPHCVFWDFSHLQWNNAGCHLVKETPDSVTCRCTHLTSFSMLMSPFVPPAIVPVVKGITFVGLGVSIASLVLCLVIEALFWKQVTKSQTSHTRHICMVNIALCLLIADLWFIVAASEDTAAHPPGICIAAVFFAHWFYLALFFWMLMLGFLLAYRVILVFHHMATPLMMAIGFSLGYGCPLIISIITIAVTQPSNSYKRKDVCWLNWSDGSKPLLAFAVPALTIVAVNLVVLLLVLAKLWRPAVGERLTQDKKATVIRVGKGLLILTPLLGLTWGFGIGTMVDSGNLAWHVIFALLNAFQGFFILCFGMLLDNKLRHLLLNKLSPLSSWKQTSKQNASDLSAKPKLEKTLNVFQHKGNYVLSCTGESSNNIMLTQFSSSE